The following coding sequences lie in one Sorghum bicolor cultivar BTx623 chromosome 6, Sorghum_bicolor_NCBIv3, whole genome shotgun sequence genomic window:
- the LOC8069424 gene encoding uncharacterized protein LOC8069424 isoform X1: MSSTGAARPMVETRRSARRSGSGALPADGAPSEPASDLSGKNNGLVISDDNTLKQTVEVGKQERQGKEVLVVEELDELNEDSGSLDEPPGWLPDGWIMEVCQEVNGSIYQYYTSPMSGYTFTSKMDTLHYLFSGVEERTLELQASVEDNELHKSHTWLPRGWVIEVRAGGKKMDKMYKFYVHLPTRKRFLSKAEVLHFVNKGMVSTCDMDVLCDTSTDDNILAQVEFSPDGLPDGWVKETIFRKCNDGIRKDPYYTDPVSRRVFRTLKSVLSYLGTGEISKHSYLPRRNVIDMYSFDKCADLPKSMLKRLKAEGQTKKKFMRALVLDKELSNGQTSNHSEGAIGLTQSDPEGDKFGSVEATWEKGISSETMKRRRGRPKKILKQTNDSISDRDKGEHIEAKEDVDISGGKDLRNVKTSEHTETQNSMMIIKEVNNNNTAENKLSKTVGDKSDLVTGMALHKQENVRLTEVSEKATFSTVHKFYKRRNCNQTLGSRKR, translated from the exons ATGTCATCCACGGGCGCCGCGCGTCCTATGGTAGAGACTCGGCGCTCAGCGCGGAGGAGCGGCAGCGGTGCGCTCCCGGCCGACGGAGCGCCGTCCGAGCCGGCCTCCGACCTTTCAGG GAAGAATAATGGCTTGGTTATCTCTGATGACAACACACTGAAGCAGACTGTGGAGGTAGGAAAACAGGAGAGGCAAGGTAAGGAGGTTTTAGTAGTTGAGGAACTGGATGAGTTGAATGAGGATTCGGGGTCACTGGATGAGCCACCGGGTTGGCTTCCTGATGGTTGGATTATGGAGGTCTGTCAAGAAGTCAATGGCTCCATCTACCAG TACTACACTTCCCCAATGTCCGGATACACATTCACATCAAAGATGGATACGTTGCATTATCTTTTCTCAGGGGTGGAAGAACGTACATTGGAGTTGCAGGCAAGCGTTGAGGACAACGAGCTTCAT AAGTCACATACATGGCTTCCGCGTGGGTGGGTGATTGAAGTCAGAGCTGGTGGGAAGAAAATGGACAAAATGTACAAG TTCTATGTTCACCTACCTACTAGGAAGCGATTCTTGTCAAAAGCAGAAGTATTGCACTTTGTCAATAAGGGCATGGTTTCTACATGTGATATGGATGTGCTTTGCGACACTAGCACTGATGATAAT ATACTTGCTCAGGTGGAGTTCAGTCCTGATGGTTTACCAGATGGATGGGTGAAAGAAACAATATTTAGAAAGTGCAATGATGGAATCAGAAAAGACCCG TATTATACAGATCCTGTTAGTCGCCGTGTATTTCGCACGCTTAAGTCTGTATTGAGCTACCTTGGAACTGGAGAAATATCTAAGCATTCCTATTTACCAAGGAGAAATGTCATTGACATGTATTCGTTTGACAAGTGTGCAGATCTG CCTAAAAGCATGCTGAAAAGACTGAAAGCAGAAGGACAAACAAAGAAAAAATTCATGAGAGCACTGGTTCTAGACAAGGAATTATCTAATGGGCAGACTTCAAATCACT CTGAAGGTGCTATTGGGCTAACTCAATCTGACCCGGAAGGAGATAagtttggatctgtggaagcgACATGGGAAAAGGGAATCAGTTCAGAGACTATGAAACGACGAAGAGGGAGGCCAAAGAAAATCTTGAAGCAAACAAATGATAGCATTTCAGATCGTGACAAGGGGGAGCACATTGAGGCCAAAGAGGATGTAGATATCAGTGGCGGGAAAGACTTGAGGAATGTGAAGACTTCGGAGCATACCGAGACGCAGAATAGCATGATGATAATCAAGGaagtaaacaacaacaacacAGCAGAAAATAAACTGTCAAAGACAGTGGGAGACAAATCGGATTTGGTAACCGGCATGGCTTTGCACAAACAAGAGAATGTCAGATTAACTGAAGTTAGTGAGAAGGCAACATTCTCCACAGTTCACAAATTTTACAAGAGGAGAAATTGCAACCAGACACTCGGTTCAAGAAAAAGATAA
- the LOC8069424 gene encoding uncharacterized protein LOC8069424 isoform X2, translating to MSSTGAARPMVETRRSARRSGSGALPADGAPSEPASDLSGKNNGLVISDDNTLKQTVEVGKQERQGKEVLVVEELDELNEDSGSLDEPPGWLPDGWIMEVCQEVNGSIYQYYTSPMSGYTFTSKMDTLHYLFSGVEERTLELQASVEDNELHSHTWLPRGWVIEVRAGGKKMDKMYKFYVHLPTRKRFLSKAEVLHFVNKGMVSTCDMDVLCDTSTDDNILAQVEFSPDGLPDGWVKETIFRKCNDGIRKDPYYTDPVSRRVFRTLKSVLSYLGTGEISKHSYLPRRNVIDMYSFDKCADLPKSMLKRLKAEGQTKKKFMRALVLDKELSNGQTSNHSEGAIGLTQSDPEGDKFGSVEATWEKGISSETMKRRRGRPKKILKQTNDSISDRDKGEHIEAKEDVDISGGKDLRNVKTSEHTETQNSMMIIKEVNNNNTAENKLSKTVGDKSDLVTGMALHKQENVRLTEVSEKATFSTVHKFYKRRNCNQTLGSRKR from the exons ATGTCATCCACGGGCGCCGCGCGTCCTATGGTAGAGACTCGGCGCTCAGCGCGGAGGAGCGGCAGCGGTGCGCTCCCGGCCGACGGAGCGCCGTCCGAGCCGGCCTCCGACCTTTCAGG GAAGAATAATGGCTTGGTTATCTCTGATGACAACACACTGAAGCAGACTGTGGAGGTAGGAAAACAGGAGAGGCAAGGTAAGGAGGTTTTAGTAGTTGAGGAACTGGATGAGTTGAATGAGGATTCGGGGTCACTGGATGAGCCACCGGGTTGGCTTCCTGATGGTTGGATTATGGAGGTCTGTCAAGAAGTCAATGGCTCCATCTACCAG TACTACACTTCCCCAATGTCCGGATACACATTCACATCAAAGATGGATACGTTGCATTATCTTTTCTCAGGGGTGGAAGAACGTACATTGGAGTTGCAGGCAAGCGTTGAGGACAACGAGCTTCAT TCACATACATGGCTTCCGCGTGGGTGGGTGATTGAAGTCAGAGCTGGTGGGAAGAAAATGGACAAAATGTACAAG TTCTATGTTCACCTACCTACTAGGAAGCGATTCTTGTCAAAAGCAGAAGTATTGCACTTTGTCAATAAGGGCATGGTTTCTACATGTGATATGGATGTGCTTTGCGACACTAGCACTGATGATAAT ATACTTGCTCAGGTGGAGTTCAGTCCTGATGGTTTACCAGATGGATGGGTGAAAGAAACAATATTTAGAAAGTGCAATGATGGAATCAGAAAAGACCCG TATTATACAGATCCTGTTAGTCGCCGTGTATTTCGCACGCTTAAGTCTGTATTGAGCTACCTTGGAACTGGAGAAATATCTAAGCATTCCTATTTACCAAGGAGAAATGTCATTGACATGTATTCGTTTGACAAGTGTGCAGATCTG CCTAAAAGCATGCTGAAAAGACTGAAAGCAGAAGGACAAACAAAGAAAAAATTCATGAGAGCACTGGTTCTAGACAAGGAATTATCTAATGGGCAGACTTCAAATCACT CTGAAGGTGCTATTGGGCTAACTCAATCTGACCCGGAAGGAGATAagtttggatctgtggaagcgACATGGGAAAAGGGAATCAGTTCAGAGACTATGAAACGACGAAGAGGGAGGCCAAAGAAAATCTTGAAGCAAACAAATGATAGCATTTCAGATCGTGACAAGGGGGAGCACATTGAGGCCAAAGAGGATGTAGATATCAGTGGCGGGAAAGACTTGAGGAATGTGAAGACTTCGGAGCATACCGAGACGCAGAATAGCATGATGATAATCAAGGaagtaaacaacaacaacacAGCAGAAAATAAACTGTCAAAGACAGTGGGAGACAAATCGGATTTGGTAACCGGCATGGCTTTGCACAAACAAGAGAATGTCAGATTAACTGAAGTTAGTGAGAAGGCAACATTCTCCACAGTTCACAAATTTTACAAGAGGAGAAATTGCAACCAGACACTCGGTTCAAGAAAAAGATAA
- the LOC8069424 gene encoding uncharacterized protein LOC8069424 isoform X3 yields the protein MSSTGAARPMVETRRSARRSGSGALPADGAPSEPASDLSGKNNGLVISDDNTLKQTVEVGKQERQGKEVLVVEELDELNEDSGSLDEPPGWLPDGWIMEVCQEVNGSIYQYYTSPMSGYTFTSKMDTLHYLFSGVEERTLELQKSHTWLPRGWVIEVRAGGKKMDKMYKFYVHLPTRKRFLSKAEVLHFVNKGMVSTCDMDVLCDTSTDDNILAQVEFSPDGLPDGWVKETIFRKCNDGIRKDPYYTDPVSRRVFRTLKSVLSYLGTGEISKHSYLPRRNVIDMYSFDKCADLPKSMLKRLKAEGQTKKKFMRALVLDKELSNGQTSNHSEGAIGLTQSDPEGDKFGSVEATWEKGISSETMKRRRGRPKKILKQTNDSISDRDKGEHIEAKEDVDISGGKDLRNVKTSEHTETQNSMMIIKEVNNNNTAENKLSKTVGDKSDLVTGMALHKQENVRLTEVSEKATFSTVHKFYKRRNCNQTLGSRKR from the exons ATGTCATCCACGGGCGCCGCGCGTCCTATGGTAGAGACTCGGCGCTCAGCGCGGAGGAGCGGCAGCGGTGCGCTCCCGGCCGACGGAGCGCCGTCCGAGCCGGCCTCCGACCTTTCAGG GAAGAATAATGGCTTGGTTATCTCTGATGACAACACACTGAAGCAGACTGTGGAGGTAGGAAAACAGGAGAGGCAAGGTAAGGAGGTTTTAGTAGTTGAGGAACTGGATGAGTTGAATGAGGATTCGGGGTCACTGGATGAGCCACCGGGTTGGCTTCCTGATGGTTGGATTATGGAGGTCTGTCAAGAAGTCAATGGCTCCATCTACCAG TACTACACTTCCCCAATGTCCGGATACACATTCACATCAAAGATGGATACGTTGCATTATCTTTTCTCAGGGGTGGAAGAACGTACATTGGAGTTGCAG AAGTCACATACATGGCTTCCGCGTGGGTGGGTGATTGAAGTCAGAGCTGGTGGGAAGAAAATGGACAAAATGTACAAG TTCTATGTTCACCTACCTACTAGGAAGCGATTCTTGTCAAAAGCAGAAGTATTGCACTTTGTCAATAAGGGCATGGTTTCTACATGTGATATGGATGTGCTTTGCGACACTAGCACTGATGATAAT ATACTTGCTCAGGTGGAGTTCAGTCCTGATGGTTTACCAGATGGATGGGTGAAAGAAACAATATTTAGAAAGTGCAATGATGGAATCAGAAAAGACCCG TATTATACAGATCCTGTTAGTCGCCGTGTATTTCGCACGCTTAAGTCTGTATTGAGCTACCTTGGAACTGGAGAAATATCTAAGCATTCCTATTTACCAAGGAGAAATGTCATTGACATGTATTCGTTTGACAAGTGTGCAGATCTG CCTAAAAGCATGCTGAAAAGACTGAAAGCAGAAGGACAAACAAAGAAAAAATTCATGAGAGCACTGGTTCTAGACAAGGAATTATCTAATGGGCAGACTTCAAATCACT CTGAAGGTGCTATTGGGCTAACTCAATCTGACCCGGAAGGAGATAagtttggatctgtggaagcgACATGGGAAAAGGGAATCAGTTCAGAGACTATGAAACGACGAAGAGGGAGGCCAAAGAAAATCTTGAAGCAAACAAATGATAGCATTTCAGATCGTGACAAGGGGGAGCACATTGAGGCCAAAGAGGATGTAGATATCAGTGGCGGGAAAGACTTGAGGAATGTGAAGACTTCGGAGCATACCGAGACGCAGAATAGCATGATGATAATCAAGGaagtaaacaacaacaacacAGCAGAAAATAAACTGTCAAAGACAGTGGGAGACAAATCGGATTTGGTAACCGGCATGGCTTTGCACAAACAAGAGAATGTCAGATTAACTGAAGTTAGTGAGAAGGCAACATTCTCCACAGTTCACAAATTTTACAAGAGGAGAAATTGCAACCAGACACTCGGTTCAAGAAAAAGATAA